Part of the Quercus robur chromosome 5, dhQueRobu3.1, whole genome shotgun sequence genome, TAGGATGCACGGACACGGTTACAGATACGATATAATACTACAACACAAGCAATTTTTGATTATACATTCATCATGAGTGAGAGTGGATGTGTGTACATACTTTTGTGCATCTGGATCCTTCTACAAACGAAATCAGAGAACGAAAATTAGATTAGACTTACACAATCAAACTATTAAACTATacatacattatatatatatataggggtgTAAAGTCTGTACCGGAGCACAGAAGATCAGGGCCCACTGAGAAATCTCTGCAAGCAACGAAACCCCAAATGCTCAGCACAAAACCTCTCCATCTCATCACCTCCTCTTTCTCTACAAACCTCTTCCTCCATCTTCGCAACGACGTCGTCCCAGCTCCTCACAAACCCGTATTCGTAACAGTCGTCGTCGTAAACCGTCTTTGCCTCCGAAACAGCGTCGAGTATTTCCTGCAACGCCACGATCCGACGGCTCACCTTCCTCCTCGCCTCCCTCACCGTCGGATTAAATCCGGGCACCGAGTCCAGCTTCAGTAGCAGACCCATCAGGGCCTCGTTCATCCTCAGCTTCTCCCGCTCGTTGCTGCGGATTGCATCCACCGTTTCCTGCCGTTGGATTAAGCGCTGGAGGTGATCGGCTTCGGAGCTGACGGCTGAGATCTTTTTGTACAGGGTGCGGATCGCGTGGGCCCGGTATGCGGACTGGATCTTAGTGGCGGAGTTGGATTGAGATCGTGATTGGGCTGTTTTGGGAGAGAACTGGATGGGAATTTCAGTGGAGTTGGGTTTGGGTGGAGGGGTAGAGCGGTCATTATGGAAAGTGTATGTGACTGTGGTGGAAGAGGAAGAGTAGAAGCTAGCTCTGCGAGAGGTTTtcatttgagagagaaaaaaagagtgtGACAGTGTGAGtaagaaaaaaatgtgtgttttgGGTTTAGGagtttagcttattttattttggctttaatttgcttctcttttttttagagcTTTAAACTTGTGGGGTCTGCCATTCATGCTGTCGATATCATCAGGCCAATACCAATTAATTACCTCTTATTCAACTCTAAAAAACTAGAAGCTACTTGGTAACTGTAGGGATGTTTCTTGAATGGTCTTGGCGCCATTAAATGAGCATGCGTGGTGTGACTTGTGAGGCATTTGAGCAGTTTTTTAGTGTGACAACCGTCCGTTTCGATAGGGGACCCAACGTCTCATTTTTGGAATGATTGGACCAGCCTTTGGGACAGGCCGGGCCCACCCTTCGTCGGCCTAAAAGGTTAAAATCCCGTTACGATGTTTTGGATTATTAAGCATTATTGAGGCCTATCACACAATATGGCAGCATTTGAAATCTCAAATGGGTTTCAAATTCGTTTCCCTACTCACCTGCTCCTTTAATGGGAAAgctaaaaaaaagcaaaattgcACTTCTAAAATCTCCTAACTAAATCAAATTGGTGTCTGggagtttaatttttttttttttttagtttttgtgaGGATAAAGCAAAGAAGGGTGCTTGGAATTGGATGGATGCTTTGATTTTTACCAATTTAGAGCATATATAGTAAAGATGCTAAAATCACTCAAAAGTTATTTTAGCATCTCAACCACACAAAAAACTCCTACAACAAAGTTactatagttaaaaaaatttgctatATTTTACCTTCATATTGTAGCACAAAGGTAAACataaaaatcacttttttattcCCTCCCAACAGCTCTTTTATCCTCAAGTTtgttttgtcttctctcttctctctcctccctcACTTCTCTATTTCCtgttctctcttctctctctttcccgtGCCTTGTGGTTGTGCTCTGGTGGTTTCGTGGTTGTGCTCCGGTGGTTTGGTGGGTTTcatatgggtttgattttgtgggtttgatttggtgATGTGGGTTTCATGTGTGATATGATTTGGTGATTTGGTAATCTAATTTGGGGGTTTCATGTGTGATGTGGGTCTAATTTGGTGGGTTTCATGTGGGTCTGATTTTGTTTTGTCTCAGTGGCTTGATTTGGTGGGTCTTGTCAACGAAGGGTTCGAACTCAACAAGGCAACGAGgcttgatttgggtttttggtattttgtaGAGAATATTTTTGATGGGTATTGATAATCAAATGTGATAATCGAATGGGTATTGATGGGTATTGATAATCGAATGCGTAGGTGGTTGTGGCTGGTGGAGCAGTGGTGGGGGTTTTGATTTGTAAAGGTTGTAGGTGTTGGTGATGGTTGTTTTGGGTTGATTGTGTTGGTTGTTTTACTtaattgaatatattattttattttgttgtttatattattttaatgtgttgaatgctaaaataaaatctttaatattgggtgtattgtaaattgagttattaaaatgaataaagtgactttttgaattactaaaaactatattttttacatgctctactgtgaatgctcttacaCATATCACATTAAACAAATTCCTCACCAGCTGGACTATACAggtgaaaaaaaatccaatgctCTACTTTAAAGACCAAATTAGAACAGGAAAGTACCATTTATTTAGAATGCCGCAACAAGATTCAAGAGAGGTTATGCCCATAGCTGAAGAATGTCTTGCTAATGCAgaccatttaaagaaaaaacattaCAGAACTATGGACAAGAATTTACAACAAATACTGACTAGCCCAGCTCCAGCAATTCCAATTTAAATTGAGGTGTGATTAGATTTTACTGGACTTGCTTCATCACCAAAAACAACATCGTCCTCCTCAAGGGGGTGGAATAATCTTTCCAGAGCATGTCCCAAACCCAACATTGTAACCGTTTCCCTGCAatgatttaaagttttaaagCATTTAGTcctccatgttttgaatttaaaatgcTGGAAGAAAACATCAAACACAATGCTGAAGTCTAAAATCTAAGTTCATAAGAATGGTTAGATGACAAAGTCAATCTTAAAGAAAACAATGGCGCATCATGGAGTCAGCCTCCCTATCCAATAaggcatattattattattattattatttttaaaagtagcATATTAGTTACATATCAATTCCAACATTCTAGATTCATTCacctagaaaaaaataaaacaaatgctGGTATCAGAAGTTCAGAATTAAAACAAATGATGGTGGCAGCTATATGGGGCTTCGTCCATCATTTCAACAAATCTTCACTTGTTGCATGGAATTAGAGAATTACTGAGTTTTCAActcctttttttcttattagaCAATACACCTTTCCAGTCTAAACTTGGTCAAATAGCACTCTCCTAAGACATAATATAAACTAGCTTGTTCTCTAGTTTGATAGTCTCATTACATTTTTGTCTAGTTTGATAGTCAATGTAACAACATACTTATGAAAAGATGCaagaaaatcaatgaaaattaaGTGCCTCCCTTAGATAGGGAAACCAACTCTAGATCCATAACCAATTATCCAATTCATGAGGACTACCAAGCACCAATGGATcagaacaaaatgaaaaagttaATTAACAACCAAGTTAGATTAATTATACCTTTGAACCAAGAACCAACAGTGgaaaaagtttaacaaaaaggattttgaaaaaaccttttctttataaatttctttataTGCTGTTGGGTGTTGGCAATCAAATCAATGAATTGAACTTACAATTTCACTTGATGGATATaatattgttaaaattgaaagataCGTTGAAAATTGAAGTTAAGAAGATCAAATGCATGAGTTCCTTGGTCATGATagagaaaatatgaaaacaacATGCTTAGGAGATTTGAAGAAAACTTGTATGCTCACGAACCTTACTATAACCGCTAAAAATGACTTCATCTCCATCTTCTAGGAATTTTCGAGTTGTCCCATTTAAGGACAGTGGTTTTTGTCCATTCCATGTTAACTCTAGCAAGCATCCATAAGATTGTGGCTCCTGTTCAGAAATACAAGTGGTGGCTGAACTTCAATTGAACAACACAGAAATTATACATTTCTAACTTAAATGACACAAttatacaaaaaacaaaatgagcACAGTTCCAGCAGTACAACCATGTGAAAtcaaaataagataaattataATAAGTGAGATGAAACCATACAGGTCCACTGATCGTCCCAGTTCCAAGGAGATCACCAGGCCTTAAGTTGCAACCATTAATGGTGTGGTGTGCAAGCTGCTGAGTCAGTGTCCAATATCTGcaacacaaaaatttaagatATACAACAGAAGCACCAAATTCATAATACACACAatgacacaaacacaaaataataaaatagaactCTTCTTTATTTAGATTCATATAGGttttcatacatatatatagaatacccaaaagaaaaacatattgaTATATAAGTATTTTCAAGCCTTCTGTTTAATTGGAGTTGTGAATATTCTGTTAACAATATGAGGGGCTTATGATGTGCCCAGGAgagtatttttttgaaaataaaaaatgtttagcATTGCACATAAGATATTCTATTGCCCAGTGCATAACAAGCAAGAGACTGATACAATGGATGTTATAACTCACAACAAGCAGCAACCAATCTCATCCAAAGATGCTTCGGAAACAATGTGAATGTATTAAGTAATTGAACTCCTTACAAATGGTTGAAATTACTCCTCGTGACCACGGATGAATTTTCTTGTCCAGCAGGTTTAATTTGAACCTAGCAGCAAAAATGCAATTTCATCATTCTCTTTAGAGAGCCATAAGATTCAACTATATTAAGTCCAATAAAAAACATTTCTAGAAGACATTTAAAGAAGATTACAGCAGATTGaatatcaaaacataaaaaggaaaataatttacaaagtataaaaaacaatttaactgcACATATATACAGCATTTAGACACTACCTCCAATG contains:
- the LOC126726960 gene encoding BAG family molecular chaperone regulator 5, mitochondrial; its protein translation is MKTSRRASFYSSSSTTVTYTFHNDRSTPPPKPNSTEIPIQFSPKTAQSRSQSNSATKIQSAYRAHAIRTLYKKISAVSSEADHLQRLIQRQETVDAIRSNEREKLRMNEALMGLLLKLDSVPGFNPTVREARRKVSRRIVALQEILDAVSEAKTVYDDDCYEYGFVRSWDDVVAKMEEEVCRERGGDEMERFCAEHLGFRCLQRFLSGP